A window from Citrus sinensis cultivar Valencia sweet orange chromosome 5, DVS_A1.0, whole genome shotgun sequence encodes these proteins:
- the LOC127902224 gene encoding uncharacterized protein LOC127902224, giving the protein MELDAAGQHRKLQLQELEEIRNDAYESSRIYKEKTKAFHDKQILRKNFEVGQKVLLFHYRLKLFPVEIRSLKTGKEFKVNGHRLKPYYENFQTLNVEEAPLYEHAYVDEWNLRTRSG; this is encoded by the exons ATGGAACTGGACGCCGCCGGCCAACACAGAAAGCTCCAATTGCAAGAATTAGAGGAAATTCGAAATGATGCCTATGAGAGTTCACGAATCTATAAGGAAAAGACTAAGGCTTTTCATGACAAGCAGATCTtgagaaagaattttgaagttGGACAGAAAGTTCTGCTATTCCATTATCGCCTTAAGTTGtttccag ttgagatCAGGAGCTTAAAGACAGGTAAAGAGttcaaagttaatggtcatAGGTTGAAGCCTtactatgaaaattttcaaacactcAATGTAGAGGAGGCTCCACTTTATGAACATGCGTACGTTGATGAGTGGAACTTGAGAACCAGGTCAGGTTGA